In Pyrus communis chromosome 1, drPyrComm1.1, whole genome shotgun sequence, the following are encoded in one genomic region:
- the LOC137734968 gene encoding non-specific lipid transfer protein GPI-anchored 31-like: protein MGAAARVWMSTLVVVMAVLVFGLGDCAAPAPSVDCSSLILNMADCLSFVSNGSTETKPAGTCCSGLKTVLKADASCLCEAFKSSAQLGVVLNITKATSLPAACKVSAPSAASCASSISPAGAPGGATTSPAPSPTSGSDIGGAPASSTAGGNEQTTPAASPQGSSGSFMLASSVGSLLVGLVIASFPCF, encoded by the exons ATGGGAGCAGCAGCGAGGGTTTGGATGAGCACtctggtggtggtgatggcggTGCTGGTGTTTGGACTTGGGGACTGCGCGGCGCCGGCTCCTTCGGTGGACTGCTCGAGCCTGATCTTGAACATGGCGGACTGCTTGTCGTTTGTGTCGAATGGGAGCACGGAAACGAAGCCGGCAGGGACTTGCTGCAGTGGCCTCAAGACTGTGCTCAAAGCCGACGCTTCCTGCCTCTGTGAGGCCTTCAAGAGCAGTGCTCAGCTCGGCGTCGTTTTGAACATCACCAAGGCCACCTCCCTCCCCGCCGCTTGCAAAGTCTCCGCTCCTTCTGCCGCCAGCTGTGCAT CATCTATCAGTCCTGCTGGTGCTCCTG GTGGAGCAACTACCTCGCCGGCACCTTCTCCAACTTCAGGTTCTGACATTGGTGGTGCACCAGCGTCGTCGACTGCTGGAGGGAATGAGCAAACAACACCTGCTGCATCTCCTCAGGGAAGCTCAGGTTCTTTTATGCTCGCTAGTTCGGTTGGATCCCTACTTGTTGGTCTTGTAATTGCATCATTCCCTTGTTTCTGA